Genomic segment of Salminus brasiliensis chromosome 16, fSalBra1.hap2, whole genome shotgun sequence:
atttattttttttaaacttggaGGTAGATGGAAACTTTGGTAGAGCATTGAGATcacctttttttaaatgcagcaACAGTCTTTTGCATAGGACAGGAAAACACAGGCAAATCCGTGGATAACACAAAAACCCTTGCCTTATGTGGCGATTTGCATGTTGGGTAAATTATATAGCAACTGTCTGCACTAACAGAtatctgaaataaatttaagtaaaaagaaaaaaaactgcttcACATTCTTCATTTTATTCTTAAAAAAAGTAACAACCATTAAGGGAGCTTTAGAGCTAGTAAATACATTAAGTGTATCTGTGAAAGGAAAAAAATGGCTTAAAATGTTAAACAAGTTATTTGACTCTTAACAATTAAATTAAGGCATTAAAACACCCCAAAACatctgttgctgctgttgtgaTGTCTTTTCTATTGACCTCTAATTACTATAACTATAAGTGACATTGCCTCCAGTGCTTGCTGTACGTCAGCCTATTTAGCAAGCATAATTATTAGGAATGACTACAGTGGTATGAGAATGTAGTGTTTGAGTCTTTACCAAGGACACTTTGGTGTTTCGAgacaagtgtgaaaacaccaAGTCCACACTCAGGACCGATTGGGCTCATTTGGGCTCATTACTTCTGGTTTACTTTCACACTGAAGAATTCCATACAAACTGTGGATCGATTGTGTATCCAAGCAGTGAAGACCAGTGCTACCTGCAGTAATCGCATTTCACTGCGCAGCAACACCTGGAAATAAGTCAGTGGTCACGTAATAGCTTCCACTCCCAATAAACCAAACCACCACATGAAATGAACCCCAGACCAccgatttcaggaggaccaaaGATCTCTGGGCCGCTCCTGGGCGCTTTTACATTAGACTAAACGTACCAAACTCATGTCTGACTACAGATTGTGATTAAACTTTTTCATAGGCTTgcagtgaccaggtgtaaacagggtcttttaaaaaaaaaatgtttttatttttacttcttAGATTTGGGCAGCCCAAACTGAATCACTGTCTGGTAACTGTGGGTTTTGTCCTTTTCCAGATGCAGTTCATGTGAAGCCGCAGCGAGTGTGCACTCCCAAAGGACGAATCACACAGCAGCCGATCTTAAACCTTTAATCTGTCCCCCAGTTTGCTGTTTGACTCCAGGAGAAGAACGTGGCCCCAGTACAGACAGAAACCAGGTTGGGAGGGGTGGTATTTTGGGTGGGGTAAAAGGGTGGGAGTGGGTGGTGTATGGTGAGGGACATCAGGCAGTCTGGCGAGTGTTTTGTAATTTGTCGAACAGTAACAGAGCTGCAGTTGTTTTCCCCGTACAGGACTGACCTCAGACACACATGGGTAATTATTGGAGGGGTAGGGGGAGGAGTCTGAGACCACAGTTGGGGATTCTCTCACAGCTTCACGTTCTACGGGGAAGGGAAAGGGGGTGGGAAGTTCTTTACCTGATCAGCAATCATGCATTATGTAATTTAACCACCACCATTTAAATATGCTGACTTCAGTTTCTactatgatttttattttattttttttggttcttACTTTTGCAGTAGACATTCCTTGTgtattgtttgtatttatttatgagtTGCCCACTGAGAACATGACAGAAAacttaatgataaaaaaaataatgactttatgGAGGTCTTTCCTTGTGGGAGGTCATTTAGGAATGTGCTTTTATGGGTATGACTGTAGAATTGGATTTTGCGTGACTGAGTTGATTATGGTAATATAAAAAATGGGGGGTTGAGGAGGAAATGAACCACCTCTAAAAACTGAATCTGGCACGAAGTATTCTTTGAACCCTATTTCTGGTTTAGTGCAATTCATCGTAGCACGGAAACTAGCCCACTCACTCCCATCCCTGCATTCGTAGAGAAAAGTGGAGGGGAGTATCCAATTAATTAATCCACATAGTCGATTCTGTGCCTagggttttctttttctttcttttttttccttttttttttttttttggcaaggGAACATTTATCCGACTAGCATCACTACATTTGTGATTCTGCAGCGTTGCATTGGGGAGGAGCTGTGTTGCTTTACGCTTGGCATGtcattattttacactgacgAGTTatacggctgccttttccaacCTGAATGTGCAGAGTTGCCTTCATGCTTGGGCCATCTTTCTCTACACAGGCACTAGAGGGCACCCTTTGCTGATACAGGAGCACAGGGAACGGCATGCACACCGTGTGTGTGAACGCGTCACAGGTGGCCATCATCAGGGTGGGGTTGGTAGTGTCTTTTGTAAATTAGCAGTAGGTGCAGTAGAACAGGAGAACGAGAAGCACTGTTGATCGGTGCTTTGTGTAAATAAACTCGGACCCTGTCCAGTAGAGGAGCACGTGAAGGATGGTCCCAATATGAAGGTGATTCTATCCATTGATTTAGCATATTTGCTGCATTTGTCCCTGCAGATtctatttttgtttatatatatattatatatattaaaaaaatgtatgtgaGCAAAATTTGGTTGATTTTCAAATAAAAGAGCAGCTTCCACAAAAGTAAGTTTGTCTCCTAATgcttatttatacataaaaTTAGCTAGAGGTGGAACCCACATTAGAAACAGTAGTGCAATTTGAGGGAAGGGGTGGTATTATTTGATGCATTagtttcatatatattttatatatatatttggtttAAAGTGGGATGAACACTTTCTCTTAATGCTAATTTTATACAGGATAACTGATGTGTACTCATTTTAGACTGTTGTTGTGCATATTTAGAATTCACTTGGAGGGTGGGGTGTCCCTGATATAGAAATCATAAATTTCTATTAAAGAGCACTCtttagtttaacatttattgattttcttctagTGTTCAGTAGCAGCAATACaagaaaattaaatataaagtaAACTCAACACTTTAATTAAAACAAAGTCTgacatgccacttttttgtgtttcCTAAAAATGTACTGGATGACAGGGAGAGGAAAGCACTTTATCTTGACTGTCTGCCCATACTTACTGTAGGTCCAGGGGATTGAATAATTTTCTGATCCCAAGCTCATGTCtctaacatttattattattattattattattattattattattattggtgtaaCTGGTCACAGTTGCACTCTGCTGACTCCCACAGTAATGGAAATCTGCTTTCCGCTCACACCCCTGAGTGATGTTGCTGCAGATGTGTGACCACGTTGCCTCTCGTGGCACAATGTTTATAAACCGTACCCTTTTTATCCACACACTCTTCATGTGAtagacagctgctcagtctgttttttttgtttgtttgttttttttgtggggtattttatgttttatatatatgctCAGCATCCAGATTTAGACATTAATCACTGTAAAAGGTAACCGTGGCAATAAAACTGTTCCACACTGTTTGTGGGTCAACATTGGCAATTAATTGCATCCTGAAACATGGTGGGTAAATTGGTATGGCTTATCTGTGATGTTACACCACTATTTATTTACTCTTTCTGCTTTGAGACATGGTGTTCCTAATATAAGACACAAAATACACATCAGAATTATGAGCCAGCATCACTTTTATATCACAGGTTGGCAAATGACTGCAGTACGACTCCTGCTGTTCCAGACGGGCATCCTGAAGTTGTAGACCTTAAGACATCAAGAAAACTatccatttctgctgttttcatgttttgtatGACCTTACGGAAACTTTTTGCGGATGATGCAGCTGGTAAGTGACCGATCTTGCGTCAGGCTGTCAAGGTGCGTCACCCTGTCCAAATCCTCAGGTTCATCCGGCAAAGGGTGCAGAGTCACGGCCTGACCCACCACTCTCAACAGCTTCTGCTCCAGGGGATACAGATGCAGGCTCTCCTACAAATAGAAGATCTCACTTTTTTGCAGCGTTCTCTTCTGGCCTCAGAAACAAGGAGAGTGACTGTTCATGGGCAATGCTAAGCCCATCTGTATTCTTACGACTGCAGGGCAGGAAGAACTGGCAGTGGTTGGGGGGAGGAGGGAATACAGATAGATTAAACTTATCTCTGAATCAGTGTTACGTTGCTGCCTCTAGGGGCTAATTAAATAGTGTTTGGCACAACTAAGGTCTTTTCTGCATTTTCCATCAAAAAACTTTAATGGCTATTCCTTTGGAACACACCATTATGCCAAGGAACAAGTAGATATGGCATGCTTTTAATCAGTTCAGTCGACATGATCTTGTGGAATCATTCAGGGTTTTTAGGTCTGATGTAGTGAGCAGGTGTACTGGATGTTATAGGCTTGCAGTACAAACCTAAATACTTTGGGTCTAAAAGGACGTGCAGTAGGTCAAAACACTCTTAAATGAGAAGCAAACGTCATGACTTTTGCAAAAAATATAATGCCTACAtgcttgtacagtacaatgaaattcttcttTGGCTATGCCAGACTTTGAAAGCTGAGGTCAAAAAGTACAGGccaagggtcttgctcaagaacCCCActgtggcagcttagtggacctgggtatagaacccacaaccttgtaaACAATAACCCAGCGCTCTAATCACTGTAGAAAAGCAAGCGTAAGTGCTCAGAAGAGTTCAGTCCTCCACATTATTACATGTGTTTAATATTGCTTGCATGACATTcatcttacagcaatgctccaaaagctggtagaaagccttccctggacagcagagacagttactccaacaaaagaaggataaaCTTTTATACCATTAATTTaggaatgaacaggtgtcccaatacttttgtccatatagtgaattaTGTATCTTGCAACAAGCCTCTTATTTCTAACGACAATGTTTTACACTTGTCAGGTCACTTGAATGCTTTTACTCAACTAATCTCTATCAGGAACATCAGTGATTAGTCGGTATTCTCATAGCACACAATAAGGCACTGCAATTTGTGAAATATCAATGATATTGATAAGGTTGAtatcaagataaaaaaaaaaagaatatacatATTGTGCAGCCTTACAACTCCAGAGATATACTCTCAGCAGTTCTACAATGAAGAGTTAAAAATTGCAGCAGTGACATCCAAAAGCATTTAGGAAGGCTAATGACTCACCCCAGGGTCGTTCTGGCTGCCATAGAGGAGCATGGTAAGGTCACAGGGAAGGGAGGAGGGTTTGCAGCTGGGATCTGTTTCATCTTTCTCCAACTTCACAGCCTGCTGCTGGTGCTGTGCCCCCCCAGCTTCCGCTCTGAAGTCAGACTGAGGCAGGGGGCCTCTTCTCGGCTCTGGAAAACACACGGATCGCTACTGATGGAGGGGTGAGGCGAGATTGGTAACTGATAAGTGATGCTAATCAGCATTGAAAGTTGTGTAGAGCCAGGACATGGCTAATAAGGCCTGCATTCAGTGACTGGAGTTTAACTAATGAAGATATGAAGTCTTTAAAGAAAGCAGAACCAGTAAACCAGAAGTGATACAGAGCTGGTCTTTAAAAACAAGTGCACTATGtgcacaaatgtttgtgggcaccacttccaatgaatacatttagctaagttgcacctattgctgacacagatgtgcaaatgcacacacacagcttgtggaactgtgttctctggaatgatggatggtgctccattctatacttttggggtgagttggggatgaggtggggtccaacatcctgacctctctaatgctcttgttactgaattcaatcaaatcctccacaatctagtagaaagcctatcctggacagtagagatagtttctccaacaaaagcagcccttgatttcagaagaacatggcatgagcaggtgtcccaatacttttgtccatatagttgaATTGGAATAGAAGTACAAAAATACAAACTCAAATGCTATCTAAGTTCTAAGAAACAACATGTATTTTTAGAACATCTAGAATGAATCAGAATGAATTTTGCACAATTGATCCCTTATACAACTGTCCCCTTTCCCTAAATTCTTTAACTAGAAGTCACAAGGCTATTACAGCTAGCAACTATGATGTGACAATATCCAGATGGTGCTAAATATCAAGTGCTATCCTTTCATACTCTGtcagaggtcttcaaatcttgACCCGGAATCCAGTTTCTAGTCCTGGACTTTGCATGCAATCTCAGGTAGGTGTGACACTATGTGACCAATCAATTACATAAACGGTTCCTTTAGCTTCCAGTGAGATCAAAATGAAGGACTGGATCCTGGATTCAAGGTGTAGATGTGAAGACCTGGTGCTCTATGCACTACCTGGAATACCAGTACCAAACCTAAAGCAGGAGTTCCTAATCCTGCTTCTGAAGAACTTCCATGCTGGAGAGTgcagatccatcacacctggcTCTTCTATTCAGATGCCTCTGAAGGTCTTCATTATCACAATCAGGTATTTGGGATTAGGACTGGAGCAGAACtttgcagggtggtagatcgaAGTCTATCCTCTACTGGAATCTCCTGTAGTTTGGTAGTTTCACCACTACTAAGCTGCACCGCTTAATCAGCTGAATATTGTCCATGAGAATGATGTTCAGACAAAAACCTTGATATTATGAACTCACTTCTTAATAAGCTAGAGTGCAGGacctttattttgtaattacagGCTTGTTCCAACTACAGTTCTCTGAGTGCCACCTTGTGGTCTGCAAAGTGCATCACTGCCATTGCTATTGAAGGATCACCTGCTGTCTCTGTAAGGCTGAGTTTCTGAACGTTGTGTTCCAGACTAAAGGAGTCCATCTGCTCCAGGGCTGAAGCCCGGGTGGGGAACAcattcctgtaataaaaagagtaTGACAGACCAGATTAGAACTGAGCTCAGTCTTGAGAAAGCGTTCTCAATTTTGTGTCACTGAGGTAAGTACCACTGTCCTAGAGAAAATGCATGCGTTCAGCTGATATAAGCTGAACTcgttgctgacacaaatgtgcaaatgaccacacacagcttgtccctgtagagatgtattgccaatagaataggacactctggagcagataaccatcatgcctaataccaggtgtggtttaaaggtgtataaagcccccccagcactaagctgtggagcagtggaactctggaatgatggtactccatccaatacgttttggatgagttggggagtatgggatgatgtgtgtgtgtgtgtgtgtgtgtgggggggggggggtgatcatcCCACATCTTGacctcttgtcactgaatgcaatccaatcctcacagcaatgctccataatgttacagtagagacagctacttcaacaaaagtatgttttttaacaacacagaaacaATACATGAATTGAAACGTGTTTCAATactttgtccacatagtgtatgtctCCCCATCATACAATGCAGCCAACACTGGTAGGGTGAACACTAGCATGTGATTCTTCTGGGTCACTTGAAGCATCAGCTTTCTGAAATGCCactaatgcaacatcattgAACAGATGAACATGCTTAGAGAACACTGACTGCTTATTCTattacaccagctaacagacatccGTGCTGGCTAGCATATTCTGAGCAGTGGGAGTAGGCCATGCTCTAGGAGAACATGACTAAACCTGATTAGCTGATACCTTAAAATCTGCAGATCATTGAGAGGGTGATCAAAAAGTTGCTTCATATCCTCCAAGTTCTCCTCCTCTTGCCTTCTCACAGCTGCGTCCAGTATAGAGACTTCTTTACGGTAGATAGCAACCTGTCATGATACATGAATAAAAATGCCACCTGTATAATTATTTGgcccacacacacaggtgtttTATTTGTACAGTTGCAGAATCAATTATTTCAACCCCTTAAAAGAATGCCTCATAAGAGCACACTTTTGCAAACCAGGTGGTAAAGCAAGGGTTCCATTAGTTGCATCAGAAGTGCTTGAGCTAAAACAATTAAATACCTGGACTAGCTAGGGGTTTGTTGACTGTGACGTTTGACTGCATGTTAGAAATAAGGCCAAGTCAAGAGTTCAGCAACCCCCTTTTCCAAATCTACCAAAGATTTTCTGTGAGGTTcgagtcaggcgactgtgacggCTACTCCAGAATCATCCAAAAagtcttctgaaaccaagccttggtggacctTGAGGTATGTTTGGGATGGTAGTCCTAGCAAGCCTATTTAGGTCTGGCACCTTGGTATAGGTCGTCTGAGAGCTCAAcctcttggggtgcccaaatgtttgcatggtGCTCATTTTCACAAAGTGAACAAAATTTGTTAATACAGTACAGAGGCATGTATGTTAACGtgtgtatgtttatacttcttCTGTAAGCCGGCTGTTCTCTTTGATCTCCCAGCAACTGGATTTATCCAGCTGTTTCAATGCCTTCTGAAAGAGAACAAGAATGTCAATGCTTGGGCAAAGCATATTTTACCACTTCATACACATGAGTTTATGTGGAGATCTGTTTGTACCTCTATAGCCAGTTGCTTCTTCTCAATAATAAGCTTATTGTCAACTTCACTGAAGTTGGCATCCAGAGAAAGCTTAATCTTTTCTGCAGGAAACAGAGCCTGTGTTATTGTATTATATCAAACTGCACTAGAAAATAGACCAAGTTGACAAATAAGACCAAAATATTGTGGCTTTTACTGTAAGATATTTTACTTATATTTTTACAGTGGGCCGATAACTGGTGTGTTTTATTCAGCTTCTTGTGAACGTACTGTATTGTAAGGCCTATACTACATTTTGCCTTCCCCTGTGGTCACACTTAtggtgtttgtttggttttatgTTTTTGTCATTATGTCATTATTTACTGTCACATGATCATTTTCCAACCACTCCTTATAGCTTACAATTTCTGATCTCTGTTGTGATTGGTTCTCTTTTATTGTGCCTCATCCAAGAAGGAGCCTGAGCTGAAACACACCATGTAGGTTCAACGAGACTGGTTAAGGAAAAGTCTAAACTACTGTTTAG
This window contains:
- the ccdc83 gene encoding coiled-coil domain-containing protein 83 isoform X2; translated protein: MSKKKAQEDKMTPTEAQIQFQMQVSRKETGEFMEVITELEAENRTLTERLVHLREEQLCHIRELCEQAKEQEKKLEQREAVNKEQVEHAQQLDLELTHSQEEQLAELRRQLAGLKMQVKERQEERQVWLQYKNVERIKHQQQIEYLQSKLITTQKEFEKMSEKIKLSLDANFSEVDNKLIIEKKQLAIEALKQLDKSSCWEIKENSRLTEEVAIYRKEVSILDAAVRRQEEENLEDMKQLFDHPLNDLQILRNVFPTRASALEQMDSFSLEHNVQKLSLTETAEPRRGPLPQSDFRAEAGGAQHQQQAVKLEKDETDPSCKPSSLPCDLTMLLYGSQNDPGESLHLYPLEQKLLRVVGQAVTLHPLPDEPEDLDRVTHLDSLTQDRSLTSCIIRKKFP
- the ccdc83 gene encoding coiled-coil domain-containing protein 83 isoform X1; this translates as MSKKKAQEDKMTPTEAQIQFQMQVSRKETGEFMEVITELEAENRTLTERLVHLREEQLCHIRELCEQAKEQEKKLEQREAVNKEQVEHAQQLDLELTHSQEEQLAELRRQLAGLKMQVKERQEERQVWLQYKNVERIKHQQQIEYLQSKLITTQKEFEKMSEKIKLSLDANFSEVDNKLIIEKKQLAIEKALKQLDKSSCWEIKENSRLTEEVAIYRKEVSILDAAVRRQEEENLEDMKQLFDHPLNDLQILRNVFPTRASALEQMDSFSLEHNVQKLSLTETAEPRRGPLPQSDFRAEAGGAQHQQQAVKLEKDETDPSCKPSSLPCDLTMLLYGSQNDPGESLHLYPLEQKLLRVVGQAVTLHPLPDEPEDLDRVTHLDSLTQDRSLTSCIIRKKFP